The Drosophila sulfurigaster albostrigata strain 15112-1811.04 chromosome 3, ASM2355843v2, whole genome shotgun sequence genomic sequence aagagttGCAGTTGAGATTATGATTTTCGATTTTGTAGGGGCAGACTTACCATTGGCACCCATTTCCAATGCCACGCCGACCCATTGGAATCTCCTTTCCATATAGTCACCGTGCCCCGGATGGGTGACATCCCACAGAGCGGGACGCTGCTCGACTTCGCTGATCAGCCTTTCCATATTCATTTTTCTGCTTCCTGCAATAGAGAGTGAATATATCAACGTACTTCTTTCCTTTTCTTAATAATGTTAATGTGTACTGTTCTTTAACTAATTATTTCCAAAATTCCAAACTACTTACGTTGTCGTATTTTGATGATTACCTCGTGGATGTGTTTGTGATTTTGTAGAAAGTCTTTGAGAGCAGGGATGCCCAAACGCTGCTTACGACAGAGCAAATTTCAATACATTCAAAAGAAAACACCAACACTAGTagagaactttttttttttatttcaatggatacactgaaaaaattaaggacaaacatttttataataaagacaattatgaaaaaactatgaaaatataaaatttatgcacatGAATATGGatgatatttttaactttgtaCATAGTTTATTACTTTATCAATATCAAAAGTTGTTCGAGTTACTTATCAAATGACGCGACGACAATGCAATAACTAAAAacataatacaattttttcatgTGGATGCGCGttgccaaagcaacaacaaaatgttcatgaaattttatgacccaacaacaaccacacgCAAGTCCAGTTACCTTTCTCAAATGCAGATGAAAAATAGAGATAAGAAAACGAAAGTGAAAAATTCTTTTTGCAATTAGCATTGGAGCATGCCGATCAGTGCTGCCAATTTCGATTTTTGCCCGGAAAAactggctttttttttaaagctatCTGGGGAAAAAATTTGAGAATTGCGGGAATTGTGAAAAGCGGGAATTCCAGACTTCACttacaaacaaaacagaaaatatgGTGGCGTATCAATTATTTTTCTCGATAATGTCATCACTCGCTTAGTGCTTCGATCTCTATATAAAAAGTGCGCGTAAATTCTCAGCAAGTTGTAAAATTCCGAAagaatataaacaaatgcCCCGATGTCTGACTTAAAAGCGATGAGTTCAAGGCATGGATTCGCAGGGATGACGCAGACCTGCAGAGGGTATATTGCAACTATTGGAAGACCAATATTTCAGCTAAACGAAGTAATCTGCGAGCTCATTGATACGATGTGAAGTGCCTGTAAAATATCTGCACTTGAAAGgcaataatatgtatatatataatatgatgGAAATAATATGATGGAAatcttttaaacaaattttttcgcttttttaatacatttgtttttagctttttattggattttttaatttttttctccATTATTCCCGTTAAAAACAGCTTTTTTCCTGGtaaagttggcagcactgcttTCAATGGTacattagtatattttctgaTCAGACTCCGGCGGCTGTTGTTGACCGTCTGACATATTGCAACAGGTCTGTTAAGTTGACAGCGAGCAGAACGCACGTTAACAGCGGCCTAAAACCCGCgatgaattcaaatttaaacgaATTTCATGATTTTTTATTGACTCCATAATTGTCATGAATTAAAAACAGGATTTTCAGTGGATAGCCAAgccattttaatttgtttaagtttGATTACAGTTTACATTTACAACTAAAatgattgcatttaaatgttcGTGTAcacatgtgtatatatattttgctaaGAATCTCGTTAAAATTCTGTGTTTAATAAgtattacacacacatatattatttacatatagtatgtatacataataatctaaatatatatatatattttttgtttatcggGTTACTTTCAGATCCATTAATAAGGCGCATTCCAAAGTTGTTCTCTACATATCCGAACTCATTCTAGAATCTAAATTGTGTAATTAGAGAGAATAAGATATTTGAGATACAATTGCTCGATCGATCGGCAGCAGGGTGACTCGTTAATCGAGTGCTAATTAAAGTAttgcaatcaaattcaattacagccaaaaacaattaactCAACAATTAAATCGAATAGTAAAAAATGTGTAAGCAGAAGCAACGAGgtacaaaaaatatgcaactaGTGGAACTGGGGGGTAAGGGGAACGCTCGATACGAAAAAACAGCGATTAACACATGCACCAATTTACATCTGATTTGCCAGATTTgtattacaattaatatagatatatatatgctgtatgtgtatgtgtatgtatgttatatgataggtaatatgtataatatatgtattgaCAGTTCTCCAAAAACGTTTTCactatttgtgtttttaacAACTAATTACTAAAAATTAAGCTTTAATATCTAACCAAACCCCAGCAGCCCGTGGCATCGTCGCGTCTATAGTATCGGGGTCGATTATCCCTGAAGACGGTGACAGCGGGAAACTGGTTCTCCTGTATGAATCTGATGGTGGCACGCGTCTGCAAGAATAACGTAAAAACGCCGACGGCAAATTATTGTAGAACGCAAGATCACAAGAGAGCGGGTCTTTCGCAATGTTACCTGTGGCGCAAAGTGCGGCGGCTCCACGTCGGGACTGGATGACAAATGCTGCAGCAGAAACTCATCTGTCTGCGACAGCCACAAGTCGGCGCCACGCAATGGATCATAGTTAAAGGGTCCAATTCTCAGCATGCCATTGGCGGAGTCGTACACATCCAACACCTGCTGAAAACAGAATATGTTAGCCTAAGTTAAGAGACGTG encodes the following:
- the LOC133843423 gene encoding uncharacterized protein LOC133843423 isoform X3, with the translated sequence MNMERLISEVEQRPALWDVTHPGHGDYMERRFQWVGVALEMGANVHLCRRKWQSLCRSYQR